In a genomic window of Plectropomus leopardus isolate mb chromosome 6, YSFRI_Pleo_2.0, whole genome shotgun sequence:
- the ckap2l gene encoding LOW QUALITY PROTEIN: cytoskeleton-associated protein 2-like (The sequence of the model RefSeq protein was modified relative to this genomic sequence to represent the inferred CDS: inserted 1 base in 1 codon): MSVTKTSAISAIFLCNFSFTELRKQKLMEYLSGKGKLKQPNPKPYLRNDYQVKKPVTSTLKAVMGKENKAPAGTFRQEVRKIPTVAAQSTKQPARRASGVTNTVNVKANILTRRQNTNHSSETQNPLKPKPNHNPVLTRTYTVVSLKSNLNAAIHLKKQPNTGIPSSGRVSVNAARTVVTNANSRVSGSSNANWSCPMKTASXRVSVGPMVTTTTGLIPAVTQPRNNQRQNLTHTSTTAAETTTATLTVANRVRSSASSSASVSQQSAMVPRKTLPSTTLNNPVNERCTAGNKVQHRTKPNSKPLLGKQSQPACRSQLSSGMKSTSTSSKCTAAPVKSGGRVGLSKINKSAGQPTDRSTKQTEVHKNGQLCKVGSQTSSGPASRCSSRAVSGVTRGAVAELERKTKTCKETDGKKGHSSANVPPPKRIGASVMSHTVPQPPRTISITCQGTDMKTPKLPVRNLPQTEGKKLTAAQEERMRKLQEWREAKGISYKRPPMPVKPQVRRTIAVPQPFWGAMNEEDEAHSLICAVDRSLADCIKLLGEGFPPDQVKEVLTRLPAVSQKFAKYWICQVRLMEQEGNLDVLPMFEEAVGVVLEPVDELRTVVFEILKKKDEIKASTENEREEDHSQTVDSTPESINNPMMTPKPVRALICGERGDSSVVKYKITATPGGPSSQQKETARVNGQEVRFFTPVRRSVRIERSSMRYPTSLQDHDLCVTSYNDLISEEDNKKSEEQAARETSPSVNNTPMYVYRQNEALKDKVFVQLVYDEGV, translated from the exons TAAGTGCTATATTcctttgtaatttttctttcacaGAGCTGCGTAAGCAGAAGTTGATGGAATACTTGTCAGGAAAAGGAAAACTGAAACAGCCAAACCCtaa GCCATACCTTCGCAATGACTACCAGGTTAAAAAGCCTGTCACATCGACACTAAAG GCGGTTATGGGAAAAGAGAACAAGGCTCCAGCTggcacattcagacaggaagttagGAAAATTCCGACTGTGGCTGCTCAGTCCACAAAACAACCTGCCAGAAGAGCATCTGGTGTCACAAACACAGTGAATGTAAAAGCCAACATCCTGACCAGACGGCAGAATACCAATCATTCATCTGAAACCCAGAACCCATTAAAGCCAAAACCTAATCATAACCCTGTGCTGACAAGAACCTACACCGTTGTGTCACTCAAATCCAACCTGAATGCAGCCATCCATCTTAAAAAGCAGCCAAATACAGGAATTCCATCTTCAGGCAGAGTCTCTGTGAATGCAGCCCGTACAGTTGTAACAAACGCAAACAGCAGAGTCAGTGGGAGCTCAAATGCTAACTGGTCATGTCCAATGAAGACAGCTA ATCGGGTGAGCGTAGGCCCCATggtcacaacaacaacaggactcattcctgcagtgACGCAGCCAAGAAACAATCAAAGACAAAACTTAACACACACCTCTACCACAGCAGCTGAAACAACCACCGCAACCTTGACTGTAGCTAACAGGGTGCGATCCAGTGCCTCgtcatcagcttctgtttcccAGCAGTCTGCCATGGTTCCGAGGAAAACATTACCATCCACAACCCTAAACAACCCTGTTAATGAGAGATGTACTGCTGGGAATAAAGTTCAGCATCGGACCAAACCAAACTCTAAACCACTTCTGGGTAAACAATCTCAGCCAGCTTGCAGGAGCCAACTATCAAGTGGAATGAAATCAACATCCACATCCTCCAAGTGCACAGCAGCACCTGTGAAGTCAGGGGGGAGAGTTGGGTtgtcaaaaattaataaatcagcTGGTCAACCCACAGACAGGTCCACAAAGCAGACTGAAGTGCATAAAAACGGCCAGTTATGCAAAGTCGGCTCCCAAACATCCTCAGGACCAGCAAGCAGGTGCAGTTCCAGAGCAGTCAGCGGGGTTACGCGAGGTGCTGTGGCTGAGCTTGAAAGGAAAACCAAGACATGTAAAGAGACAGATGGCAAGAAGGGACACAGTTCAGCAAATGTCCCTCCACCAAAAAGAATAGGCGCTTCAGTGATGTCCCACACAGTGCCACAGCCGCCACGGACCATCAGCATTACTTGTCAGGGCACAGACATGAAGACGCCAAAGCTCCCTGTCAGGAATCTTCCCCAGACTGAGGGAAAGAAACTGACTGCTGCCCAGGAGGAGAGAAT GAGAAAACTACAGGAATGGCGGGAAGCCAAGGGAATTTCCTACAAGCGCCCCCCAATGCCGGTGAAACCTCAGGTCAGGCGCACTATAGCTGTGCCCCAGCCTTTCTGGGGAGCCATGAATGAGGAAGATGAGGCTCACTCCCTCATCTGTGCCGTGGACAGATCCCTGGCTGATTGTATCAAATTGCTTGGAGAG GGTTTCCCTCCAGACCAGGTGAAGGAGGTTCTCACACGACTGCCGGCAGTGTCCCAGAAGTTTGCCAAATACTGGATCTGTCAGGTCCGCCTGATGGAACAAGAGGGCAACCTTGATGTCCTGCCCATGTTTGAAGAGGCTGTTGGTGTTGTGTTGGAG CCAGTGGACGAGCTGCGGACTGTGGTGTTTGAGATTCTGAAGAAAAAGGACGAGATCAAAG catctacagaaaatgagagagaggaggaccaCAGTCAAACAGTTGACAGCACTCCTGAGAGCATCAACAACCCAATGATGACTCCTAAACCTGTCAGAGCCCTCAtctgtggagagagaggagactcATCTGTAGTCAAGTACAAGATCACAGCAACTCCTGG cgGCCCTTCAAGCCAACAGAAAGAAACTGCACGAGTTAACGGCCAAGAGGTTCGCTTTTTCACTCCAGTTAGACGCTCAGTGCGAATCGAGAGATCCTCAATGCGATACCCCACGTCCCTCCAGGACCATGATCTCTGCGTGACCTCCTACAATGACCTGATCTCCGAGGAGGataacaagaaaagtgaagagCAGGCGGCCAGGGAAACCAGCCCGTCTGTTAACAACACGCCGATGTACGTCTACAGACAGAATGAAGCCCTTAAAGACAAAGTGTTCGTCCAGCTTGTCTACGATGAAGGCGTTTAG